Within Takifugu flavidus isolate HTHZ2018 chromosome 12, ASM371156v2, whole genome shotgun sequence, the genomic segment CAGGATGCTCACATACGTGTAACATATCAGTGACACGGGGAAAGAAACCACCACAAAAGTGGCAACAAGTCCATAAATATTGTTGATCGTGGTATCAGAGCAGGAGAGCTGAACAATGGCGTAGTTGTCACAGTAGATTTTGTTAATGACGCtcccacacagctgcagagatgCACTCAGACAGATGGGAATTAAACACACGACCGCCGGATGAACCCAGGACACACAAATAAGGACACTGATCTTTCGAGCCGTCATCCTTGTGTGATactgcagagggagacagatggCCACGTACCTGTCGTAGGACATGATGGCTAAATTGTAAAACTCTATACAAACATAAGTGTAAAGACAGAAGATCTgcaggaagcagaaggaggCCGAGACGGTGTGAACGTCTGAgaggatctgcagcagcaggaagggaaACAAGGCTGTGCTGCCGTACAGCTCGTTCACAAACAGGCTGCACAGCAAC encodes:
- the LOC130534459 gene encoding olfactory receptor 10J5-like — translated: MKNSTQVLYFTLAAFTDIKLLKYFLFLVILCFYLLIMCSNLLLISVICMNRSLHEPMYVLLCSLFVNELYGSTALFPFLLLQILSDVHTVSASFCFLQIFCLYTYVCIEFYNLAIMSYDRYVAICLPLQYHTRMTARKISVLICVSWVHPAVVCLIPICLSASLQLCGSVINKIYCDNYAIVQLSCSDTTINNIYGLVATFVVVSFPVSLICYTYVSILQVCFSGSRQTRQKAVSTCTPHLASLLNLSCGCFFEIFQSRFDMTHVPNTFRVFLSLYWLVCQPLFNPVMYGLKVSHIRKFLKKSLR